One part of the Nitrospirota bacterium genome encodes these proteins:
- a CDS encoding electron transfer flavoprotein subunit alpha/FixB family protein, whose translation MPGILIFAEQRNGKLKNALMELLGEGTRLARALGEELSVLVVGSRLEELAGLISGVDRIYLADDQRLEQYSSEAYSRILANLIQKLMPSLLLFGASAMSRDLGPKIAARTGTPYSPDCTSIELDPQKKINVIRPVYAGKLNAQLDLGGVRPKILTLRPHVFAPFQGESSKKPKIEKIEVPSDIFDLRVKLKEIVATVESKVDLTEAQIIVSGGRGLKGPENFKLIEELAEVLGAAVGASRAAVDAGWKPHSYQVGLTGKTVSPLVYIACGISGAIQHQAGMSSAKTIVAINKDSQAPIFKIADYGIVGDLFEIVPLLTQEFKKLKEGS comes from the coding sequence ATGCCTGGCATCCTGATTTTCGCTGAACAAAGGAATGGAAAACTAAAAAACGCTCTCATGGAATTGCTGGGAGAGGGAACACGGCTTGCCCGCGCTTTAGGCGAGGAACTTTCCGTTTTGGTCGTTGGAAGCCGTCTGGAGGAATTAGCCGGGTTAATTTCCGGCGTGGACCGAATCTATTTAGCCGATGATCAGAGACTGGAGCAGTATTCTTCGGAGGCTTACTCCCGGATATTGGCAAATCTGATTCAAAAACTAATGCCCTCGCTTCTCTTATTCGGGGCTTCGGCGATGAGTAGAGACCTGGGTCCTAAAATTGCCGCACGAACTGGAACCCCTTATTCGCCGGATTGCACCTCCATTGAATTGGATCCGCAAAAAAAAATAAACGTGATCAGGCCTGTTTATGCCGGAAAGCTCAATGCGCAGTTAGATCTTGGCGGAGTCCGGCCCAAAATTCTAACCCTCAGACCTCATGTTTTCGCGCCGTTTCAGGGAGAAAGTTCAAAAAAGCCGAAAATCGAGAAAATTGAAGTTCCTTCTGATATTTTTGATCTCAGGGTGAAACTCAAGGAAATCGTTGCCACGGTTGAATCAAAAGTTGATTTAACGGAAGCTCAGATTATTGTGTCGGGAGGAAGGGGTTTAAAAGGCCCGGAGAATTTCAAGCTCATCGAGGAGCTGGCCGAAGTTTTGGGCGCCGCGGTCGGAGCTTCAAGAGCGGCCGTGGACGCCGGCTGGAAACCTCACTCTTATCAAGTCGGTCTTACCGGGAAAACCGTGTCTCCCCTCGTTTATATCGCGTGCGGGATCTCGGGAGCGATTCAGCATCAGGCGGGAATGTCTTCCGCCAAAACGATTGTGGCGATTAATAAAGACTCTCAGGCTCCTATCTTTAAAATAGCGGATTACGGCATTGTCGGAGACCTGTTTGAAATTGTTCCACTCTTAACACAAGAATTTAAAAAATTAAAAGAAGGATCTTGA